In Procambarus clarkii isolate CNS0578487 chromosome 5, FALCON_Pclarkii_2.0, whole genome shotgun sequence, the following are encoded in one genomic region:
- the LOC123767054 gene encoding uncharacterized protein, with protein sequence MEDPNSSVEDPNSPVEDPNSPVEDPNSPVEDPNSPMEDPNSSVEDPNSSVEDPNSSVEDPNSSVEDPNSSVEDPNSSVEDPNSSVEDPNSPVEDPNSSVEDPNSPVEDPNSSVEDPNSPVEDPNSPMENPNSSVEDPNSPVEDPNSSVEDPNSSVEDPNSSVEDPNSLWRILTPSWRNLTTP encoded by the coding sequence ATGGAGGATCCTAACTCCTCCGTGGAGGATCCTAACTCTCCCGTGGAGGATCCTAACTCTCCCGTGGAGGATCCTAACTCTCCTGTGGAGGATCCTAACTCTCCCATGGAGGATCCTAACTCTTCCGTGGAGGATCCTAACTCCTCCGTGGAGGATCCTAACTCCTCCGTGGAGGATCCTAACTCCTCCGTGGAGGATCCTAACTCCTCCGTGGAGGATCCTAACTCCTCCGTGGAGGATCCTAACTCCTCCGTGGAGGATCCTAACTCTCCCGTGGAGGATCCTAACTCCTCCGTGGAGGATCCTAACTCCCCCGTGGAGGATCCTAACTCCTCCGTGGAGGATCCTAACTCCCCCGTGGAGGATCCTAACTCTCCCATGGAGAATCCTAACTCCTCCGTGGAGGATCCTAACTCCCCCGTGGAGGATCCTAACTCCTCCGTGGAGGATCCTAACTCCTCCGTGGAGGATCCTAACTCCTCCGTGGAGGATCCTAACTCCCTGTGGAGGATCCTAACTCCTTCATGGAGGAACCTAACTACTCCGTAG